A DNA window from Polyangiaceae bacterium contains the following coding sequences:
- a CDS encoding 4Fe-4S dicluster domain-containing protein, translating into MTRHKRLGMVVDTTKCVGCKACVFACAAENDVPDGFCRDWIVEEVSGVFPHLRQEIRSERCMHCEDAPCVTNCPTGASFIDENGTVLVDKDKCTGCKACIASCPYDARFVHTEGYVDKCTFCVHRTARGDQPACVSVCPTESLYFGDLADPESKVSLLLRSRKSKVIHPEAGTRPKVFFLE; encoded by the coding sequence ATGACCCGCCACAAACGCCTGGGGATGGTGGTGGACACCACCAAATGCGTGGGCTGCAAGGCCTGCGTATTCGCCTGCGCCGCCGAGAACGACGTTCCCGATGGCTTCTGTCGGGACTGGATCGTGGAGGAAGTCTCCGGTGTCTTCCCCCACCTGCGACAGGAGATCCGCTCCGAGCGCTGCATGCACTGCGAGGACGCGCCCTGTGTCACCAACTGCCCCACGGGCGCCAGCTTCATCGACGAAAACGGCACCGTGCTCGTCGACAAGGACAAGTGCACGGGCTGCAAAGCGTGCATCGCGTCCTGCCCCTACGACGCGCGCTTCGTGCACACCGAAGGCTATGTGGACAAGTGCACCTTCTGCGTACATCGCACGGCCCGAGGCGATCAGCCGGCTTGTGTCAGCGTCTGCCCCACGGAGAGCTTGTACTTCGGTGATCTCGCAGACCCGGAGAGCAAAGTGTCGCTGCTGCTGCGCAGCCGCAAGTCGAAGGTGATTCACCCCGAAGCTGGCACACGACCCAAGGTCTTCTTCCTCGAGTGA
- the nrfD gene encoding NrfD/PsrC family molybdoenzyme membrane anchor subunit, giving the protein MNPIEVVTTQHNAHINPTLHIWGWEIPVYLFLGGMVAGVMVLLGALELRRKQRPTSTAARLMPFVAIGLLSLGMGALFLDLEHKSHVYRFYMTFEPSSPMSWGSWILLGVYPVLLLLGMGALGAEQREWVAGKLPFAQRAVARSFELADRFRRAVVWASIVLGVGLGVYTGLLLGTMAARLQWNNGLLAPLFLTSGVSTGAALMMLFHLEEEEHSLFVRWDSVAIVVEIFLIAAMLISFASGGATDLAAARTVLGGPYTHWFWAPVVVGGLLVPLAMNLLEVRGRARRSVLAPIMVLVGGLALRAVLVAAGQATSFASLG; this is encoded by the coding sequence ATGAACCCGATCGAAGTCGTTACCACTCAGCACAACGCACACATCAATCCCACGCTGCACATCTGGGGCTGGGAAATCCCCGTCTACTTGTTCCTCGGCGGGATGGTCGCCGGGGTGATGGTGCTACTGGGAGCCCTCGAACTGCGCCGCAAACAGCGCCCGACCTCCACGGCGGCGCGCCTCATGCCCTTCGTCGCCATAGGACTGCTGTCACTGGGAATGGGAGCCTTGTTTCTCGATCTGGAGCACAAGAGCCACGTCTACCGCTTCTACATGACCTTCGAGCCGAGCTCGCCGATGAGTTGGGGTTCTTGGATCTTGTTGGGCGTCTATCCCGTGCTGCTACTCCTTGGCATGGGAGCGCTGGGGGCCGAACAGCGGGAGTGGGTTGCTGGAAAGCTACCCTTCGCCCAGAGGGCGGTCGCGCGCAGCTTCGAGCTTGCCGACCGCTTCCGGCGCGCGGTGGTGTGGGCCTCGATCGTGCTCGGCGTCGGACTGGGCGTCTACACCGGGCTTTTGCTGGGCACCATGGCGGCACGGCTGCAGTGGAACAACGGCCTCCTGGCTCCGCTGTTCCTCACCTCCGGGGTGTCCACGGGCGCCGCGTTGATGATGTTGTTTCACCTGGAGGAAGAAGAGCATTCGCTCTTCGTTCGCTGGGACAGCGTGGCCATCGTCGTCGAGATCTTCCTCATCGCCGCGATGCTGATTTCCTTCGCCAGCGGTGGCGCCACCGACTTGGCTGCGGCGCGGACCGTGCTGGGCGGCCCCTACACCCACTGGTTCTGGGCACCGGTCGTGGTGGGCGGTTTGCTCGTGCCCTTGGCCATGAATCTGCTCGAAGTCCGCGGACGAGCTCGGCGCAGCGTTCTGGCGCCCATCATGGTGTTGGTCGGCGGCCTAGCCTTGCGCGCGGTGCTGGTCGCCGCCGGCCAGGCGACGTCCTTTGCAAGTTTGGGTTGA
- a CDS encoding YeeE/YedE thiosulfate transporter family protein — protein sequence MNTPRRADWNPYLAGVALGLVLLATYVLMGFGLGSSSAVTRVTYAAAHVVAPAAIEKSAYMAPYVTQSPFDDWMMFEVLGVLFGGVFAAYSGGRLLRRPELLKGPRASVGLRVTLALSGGVLMGFAARLARGCTSGQALTGGAVLSVGSWVFMLAVFAGGYAMAPFLRRMWR from the coding sequence ATGAACACACCTCGTCGTGCTGATTGGAACCCGTACCTGGCCGGCGTCGCGCTCGGCCTGGTATTGCTCGCTACCTACGTGCTGATGGGCTTCGGCCTCGGCTCTTCCTCGGCGGTCACGCGCGTCACCTACGCGGCGGCACACGTGGTTGCGCCCGCCGCCATCGAAAAGAGCGCCTACATGGCTCCCTACGTGACCCAGTCGCCCTTCGACGATTGGATGATGTTCGAGGTGCTCGGGGTGCTGTTCGGCGGCGTTTTCGCAGCCTACTCCGGGGGCCGCTTGCTGCGTCGCCCCGAACTGCTCAAGGGTCCCCGCGCCAGCGTTGGCTTGCGCGTGACCTTGGCGCTGAGCGGCGGCGTGCTGATGGGGTTCGCCGCGCGGCTGGCGCGAGGCTGTACCTCGGGTCAAGCGCTGACCGGCGGCGCGGTGCTGTCGGTGGGTTCCTGGGTGTTCATGCTCGCGGTGTTCGCGGGTGGATACGCGATGGCTCCCTTCCTGCGGAGGATGTGGCGATGA
- a CDS encoding YeeE/YedE thiosulfate transporter family protein has product MNAPFYQADAFSYPTAMALATALGFGFGFVLERAGFGRSTVLAAQFYGRDNRVLKVMFSAIATTTVGIALLASIGVLDLALLKIPETWLMPQLVGGALLGAGFVMAGYCPGTAVVAIGSGYVDGLLSLLGVGVGSLIFGFAYPQLQPFYESTARGVFTLPALLGVSMPLLAVAVAAMAIGAFLLAEKLESVLAKRDHAALPAGDPKLRNRVFVGLGAAAALAGALPFVAPKPATASAVAAAATPMAVTELARHLAAGTPEYYVVDLRSPAECAAARIAGAMCLPEDDPDANFVATLPATRAMVVYGKEGSTELPAGLSRFKGSLRRVEGGFAAWERQILRPPTAPATATAIAVSAYRERAALHEHFTGAAAPRAPAVVVKPTSVTRAVKKGGGC; this is encoded by the coding sequence ATGAATGCTCCTTTCTATCAGGCTGATGCGTTCAGCTATCCCACGGCGATGGCGCTCGCCACCGCGCTGGGCTTTGGCTTTGGCTTCGTGCTCGAGCGAGCGGGCTTCGGTCGCTCCACCGTGCTGGCCGCCCAGTTCTATGGGCGCGACAATCGGGTGCTGAAGGTGATGTTCTCGGCCATCGCCACCACCACCGTGGGCATTGCGCTGCTCGCATCCATCGGTGTGCTCGACCTAGCGCTGCTGAAGATCCCTGAGACTTGGCTCATGCCTCAGCTCGTGGGTGGCGCGCTGCTCGGCGCTGGCTTCGTGATGGCGGGGTACTGTCCTGGAACCGCCGTCGTGGCCATCGGCTCGGGCTACGTCGATGGCCTCCTTTCGCTGCTGGGCGTCGGCGTGGGGTCATTGATCTTCGGCTTCGCCTACCCGCAACTTCAGCCTTTCTACGAGTCCACGGCTCGGGGCGTCTTCACCCTGCCCGCACTGCTTGGCGTGTCCATGCCGCTGCTGGCAGTCGCGGTCGCGGCCATGGCAATCGGCGCATTCCTGCTCGCCGAAAAGCTGGAGAGCGTCCTGGCCAAGCGGGACCACGCTGCTCTTCCCGCTGGCGATCCAAAGCTGCGCAACCGCGTGTTCGTCGGGCTTGGCGCCGCCGCCGCTCTCGCCGGCGCACTTCCCTTCGTCGCACCCAAGCCCGCCACTGCATCCGCCGTGGCCGCCGCGGCCACACCGATGGCGGTGACGGAACTCGCGCGCCACTTGGCTGCGGGCACGCCAGAGTATTATGTCGTGGACCTGCGCAGTCCCGCCGAGTGCGCGGCCGCACGCATCGCTGGAGCGATGTGTCTGCCCGAGGACGATCCGGATGCAAACTTCGTCGCGACGCTCCCTGCCACGCGAGCCATGGTCGTGTACGGCAAAGAAGGCTCGACCGAGCTACCCGCTGGCCTGTCGCGCTTCAAGGGTTCGCTGAGACGAGTCGAGGGCGGCTTCGCTGCGTGGGAGCGTCAAATCCTTCGTCCCCCCACTGCCCCGGCCACGGCCACGGCCATTGCGGTCTCGGCCTATCGCGAACGCGCGGCGCTTCATGAGCACTTCACAGGTGCCGCCGCACCCCGCGCGCCGGCCGTGGTGGTCAAGCCCACCAGTGTCACGCGCGCCGTGAAGAAGGGCGGCGGTTGCTGA
- a CDS encoding enoyl-CoA hydratase-related protein produces MTDSPLQVARHDRIVTLCLNRPRSKNALNRELVLELGRVLAEVSAQTDVRAVILTGAGQSFCSGADLKAVTQDPDVDMAERIDEFHALIRTIVHAPMPFVAAVDGPAVGFGADLALSCDLRVMTTRAYLQEKFVNIGLMPDGGGTFWLPRLVGHGRAMELLLFGSKIDAGLALHLGLCNRVVEPESLTKTANDLAATLAKGPPLALAQIRRSVRESYRGTVEDALEREKEGQLRLLASEDLMEGVLAWSERRPPEFRGK; encoded by the coding sequence ATGACCGACTCGCCCCTGCAGGTGGCCAGGCACGATCGCATCGTGACCCTATGCTTGAACCGGCCACGTTCGAAGAACGCCCTCAATCGCGAACTCGTCCTCGAGTTGGGGCGCGTGTTGGCTGAAGTGAGCGCGCAGACCGATGTGCGCGCGGTGATCCTCACCGGCGCGGGGCAGAGCTTCTGTTCCGGCGCCGACCTCAAGGCGGTGACCCAGGACCCCGATGTGGACATGGCCGAGCGCATCGACGAGTTCCACGCGCTCATTCGCACCATCGTTCACGCTCCGATGCCCTTCGTTGCCGCCGTCGACGGGCCAGCAGTGGGCTTCGGTGCGGATCTGGCACTCTCTTGCGATCTGCGCGTGATGACTACGCGCGCATACTTGCAGGAGAAGTTCGTGAACATCGGACTCATGCCCGACGGCGGAGGAACTTTCTGGCTACCCCGACTGGTGGGCCATGGGCGCGCGATGGAGCTACTGCTCTTCGGCAGCAAGATCGACGCCGGACTCGCGCTGCACCTGGGTCTCTGCAACCGCGTGGTGGAGCCCGAGAGTCTGACGAAGACGGCCAACGATCTGGCGGCGACCCTGGCCAAGGGCCCTCCTCTGGCCTTGGCCCAAATCCGCCGCAGCGTTCGCGAAAGCTACCGTGGCACGGTGGAAGACGCCCTCGAACGGGAGAAAGAAGGCCAACTGCGCCTGCTCGCCAGCGAGGACTTGATGGAGGGCGTATTGGCCTGGAGCGAGCGCCGCCCGCCGGAGTTCCGGGGCAAATAG
- the cysK gene encoding cysteine synthase A — protein MTPPPEPIASHRTPSGLRVAEDALGLVGQTPLVRLARLSPEGGASVWGKVEFVSPGGSVKDRPALYMVMAAEREGRLKPGATLIEATSGNTGISLAMIAAVRGYRCVLVMPEDMSLERRYILRAYGAEIVLTPALDGMAGAVERAAQLLSETPGSFMPSQFDNPNNPLSHEATTALEILEQAGDALRAFVAGVGTGGTISGTGRALKARASQVQVIAVEPQSSAVLSGNAPGSHGIQGLGAGFVPEIFDREVIDQIVQVSDVAAERMARRLAREEGLLVGPSSGANVHAAVDVARGLPPDARVVTVLCDSGERYLF, from the coding sequence ATGACGCCGCCGCCTGAGCCCATCGCGAGCCACCGCACCCCAAGTGGACTGAGAGTCGCCGAGGATGCCTTGGGCTTGGTCGGGCAGACGCCTCTCGTGCGACTCGCGCGTCTGAGTCCCGAGGGCGGAGCCAGCGTGTGGGGCAAGGTGGAGTTCGTGAGCCCCGGAGGGAGCGTCAAGGATCGGCCCGCTCTTTACATGGTCATGGCCGCAGAGCGCGAAGGCAGGTTGAAGCCCGGGGCGACCCTGATCGAGGCCACTAGCGGCAACACCGGTATCAGCCTGGCGATGATCGCGGCGGTGCGGGGCTATCGCTGCGTCCTGGTCATGCCCGAGGACATGAGCCTGGAGCGGAGGTACATCCTGCGCGCCTATGGCGCCGAGATCGTGCTCACGCCTGCCTTGGACGGCATGGCCGGCGCGGTGGAGCGCGCCGCCCAGCTGCTGTCGGAGACGCCGGGCAGCTTCATGCCCAGCCAGTTCGACAATCCCAACAATCCGCTGAGCCACGAGGCCACCACGGCTCTGGAGATCCTGGAGCAGGCCGGGGACGCGCTGCGGGCTTTCGTCGCTGGCGTGGGGACCGGGGGCACGATCAGCGGCACTGGACGCGCGCTCAAAGCGCGCGCTAGCCAGGTTCAAGTCATCGCGGTGGAGCCCCAGTCAAGCGCGGTACTCAGCGGCAACGCACCTGGCAGCCATGGCATTCAAGGGCTGGGTGCCGGATTCGTCCCGGAGATCTTCGATCGCGAAGTCATCGATCAGATCGTGCAAGTCAGCGACGTGGCTGCGGAGCGCATGGCGCGTCGGCTTGCCCGCGAAGAAGGCCTGTTGGTGGGGCCCAGCTCGGGCGCCAACGTGCACGCGGCCGTCGACGTGGCACGCGGGCTGCCGCCGGACGCGCGCGTGGTGACGGTGCTCTGCGATTCCGGTGAGCGCTACCTGTTCTGA
- a CDS encoding NAD(P)H-binding protein encodes MTLAFVVGATGYTGRSVVAVLREREVRAVAHVRPDSPRLSALTPHFEALGAEVDTTPLERRALAERFERLQPTLVFSLLGTTKARMAAARRDGRSESYESVDFALTNTVIEACGACRVPPRFVYLSAMGVRADSTNPYYRARAHAEEALRASGLPYLIARPSFISGDRAESRPLELWGARVSDAALSVAGWVGAGRLRRRYASMTGRQLAEGLVAAVMSAVEPALVLEAEQLRPPPAGP; translated from the coding sequence ATGACCCTCGCATTCGTAGTCGGGGCTACGGGGTACACGGGTAGGTCCGTCGTCGCAGTGCTGCGCGAGCGCGAGGTGCGGGCGGTTGCTCACGTGAGACCGGACTCGCCTCGACTATCAGCGTTGACGCCTCACTTCGAGGCTCTAGGTGCCGAGGTGGACACGACGCCGCTCGAGCGGCGGGCTCTCGCAGAACGATTCGAGCGGCTGCAGCCAACGCTCGTGTTTTCACTTCTTGGCACGACCAAAGCGCGGATGGCCGCGGCGCGGCGCGATGGACGCAGTGAGAGCTACGAAAGCGTCGACTTTGCGCTCACCAACACGGTGATCGAGGCCTGCGGCGCGTGCCGCGTGCCGCCACGCTTCGTCTACTTGTCTGCCATGGGCGTCCGGGCCGACAGCACGAACCCCTATTATCGCGCGCGTGCCCACGCCGAAGAAGCCCTGCGGGCTTCGGGGTTGCCGTACCTGATCGCGCGCCCCAGCTTCATCAGCGGTGACCGAGCGGAGTCGCGCCCCTTGGAGCTGTGGGGTGCGCGAGTGAGTGATGCCGCGCTCTCCGTAGCCGGCTGGGTCGGGGCCGGGCGCCTGCGGCGGCGCTATGCATCGATGACGGGTCGACAGCTTGCCGAGGGGCTCGTCGCGGCAGTGATGTCTGCGGTGGAGCCCGCCCTGGTGCTGGAAGCGGAGCAGCTGCGGCCACCACCGGCCGGCCCCTGA
- a CDS encoding iron-containing redox enzyme family protein, with product MNQDEFREQLLEIMEGKQDAAWAAFTSGRVSKDKLHVHLEQEYATYVRDFPVLVARAYVRCPSPAVRRELIENVYEEETGAIAAGRPHPELFLEIPRGLGMDMKRFEQVRLLPAAAAYRGVLDHFTELAWDVGAAVTTLFVEGTAYERGEIDPRAPRRPEPPLAQHPLVLHYGLSEQCLALTRAHRRVEGRHRAAAWRTLLDAVLPERRMAVVDAMRATRVAWVAYRAAVAVACGVGAAA from the coding sequence GTGAACCAAGACGAATTCCGCGAGCAACTACTCGAAATCATGGAAGGCAAGCAAGATGCAGCCTGGGCGGCGTTCACTTCGGGGCGGGTGTCGAAAGACAAGCTGCATGTTCACCTGGAGCAAGAGTACGCCACCTACGTGCGGGACTTTCCCGTGCTCGTGGCGCGGGCGTACGTACGCTGTCCGTCGCCGGCGGTGCGGCGTGAGCTGATCGAAAACGTCTACGAAGAAGAGACCGGCGCCATTGCCGCGGGGCGTCCTCACCCAGAGTTGTTTCTAGAAATCCCACGTGGGCTGGGCATGGACATGAAACGCTTCGAGCAAGTCAGGTTGCTGCCGGCAGCGGCAGCGTATCGTGGCGTGCTCGACCACTTCACGGAGTTGGCCTGGGACGTGGGCGCGGCGGTCACCACGCTGTTCGTAGAAGGGACGGCTTACGAGCGCGGCGAGATCGACCCGCGTGCGCCGCGACGGCCGGAACCGCCCTTGGCTCAGCATCCCCTGGTCTTGCATTATGGCCTCAGCGAGCAGTGTCTGGCCTTGACTCGAGCGCATCGACGGGTGGAAGGACGCCATCGCGCTGCGGCTTGGCGCACGTTGCTGGATGCGGTGCTGCCGGAGAGAAGGATGGCCGTCGTGGACGCCATGCGCGCGACACGCGTGGCGTGGGTCGCCTACCGCGCCGCCGTGGCGGTGGCTTGTGGAGTAGGCGCGGCAGCATGA
- a CDS encoding class II glutamine amidotransferase translates to MARMFAFIGNRADLGAQVLALHAPILTIETEPGQPVGWGIGFYQSGEVLLRRRPIDERPQIDLTEVAENVRTDVLLGHVRKATVGALRTENTHPFRYRSWLFAQTGTIVGFERLRDRLLESQPEFLRRNIRGDTDSEMFFYLFLSFLHDAGRLNETHVGPDAVAQALRSSIALVDRLSAEEGHSPNRGDIVVTNGEHMVAVHRNGTMAYRVLRGRHDVEELLGEEGLRKTRIPSIESTRFSLIASDLAQVPAGWTRVEGACIVTLTRTDDPQIESL, encoded by the coding sequence ATGGCGCGTATGTTCGCATTCATCGGCAATCGAGCGGATTTGGGCGCCCAAGTGCTCGCACTTCACGCACCCATTCTGACCATCGAGACCGAACCCGGTCAGCCCGTGGGCTGGGGGATTGGCTTCTACCAGTCTGGCGAAGTGCTGCTGCGTCGACGTCCAATCGACGAGCGCCCCCAAATCGATCTCACGGAGGTGGCCGAGAACGTCCGCACGGACGTGCTCCTAGGTCACGTGCGCAAAGCCACTGTTGGCGCATTGCGCACGGAGAACACCCATCCGTTTCGCTATCGCTCCTGGCTGTTCGCTCAAACCGGCACCATCGTCGGCTTCGAACGGCTTCGTGATCGCTTGCTGGAGTCCCAGCCCGAGTTTCTCCGGCGCAATATTCGCGGGGACACCGACAGCGAGATGTTCTTCTACCTGTTTCTGTCCTTCTTGCACGATGCGGGCCGGCTCAACGAGACTCACGTCGGGCCTGACGCGGTAGCCCAAGCGCTGCGCTCCTCGATTGCCCTGGTGGATCGGCTCAGCGCGGAAGAAGGGCACTCGCCAAATCGTGGCGACATCGTGGTCACGAACGGAGAACACATGGTCGCGGTTCACCGCAACGGCACCATGGCCTATCGCGTGCTGCGGGGACGCCACGACGTCGAGGAGCTATTGGGTGAAGAGGGGCTGCGCAAGACCCGCATCCCCAGCATCGAAAGCACGAGATTTTCTTTGATCGCGTCGGATCTCGCTCAGGTTCCCGCAGGCTGGACACGCGTCGAGGGAGCGTGCATCGTCACCCTCACGCGCACGGATGACCCGCAGATCGAATCTCTCTAG
- a CDS encoding patatin-like phospholipase family protein: protein MHKPRVAFVGTGGAARGIAHLGVLKACEELGIRPDIFVGASAGAIIGATYGQGIPLDVLLDGYRLPWKRRHRGPRFHMRTFFGAPRLRDLLDPGYLTSGLFSMDRLERYLARTLPINDFRKVDSHIVVTAVDVDRAERVLFGRGYDAETPISRAVAASCCVPGLFRPYEIGGRYHLDGEIARTLSADIAVEAGADVVIISNIYRPASLGGRRSTARRGPLQVINQTLNIMLTEKERRGLDLYSHVHPRCHFIDIAPDIGRFGYLNRFAARALVLRGYRAALQALVVAKEQGVFDGALMRHAGPPN, encoded by the coding sequence ATGCACAAGCCCAGAGTTGCATTCGTCGGCACTGGGGGGGCGGCAAGAGGCATCGCACACCTCGGGGTGCTCAAGGCTTGCGAGGAGCTCGGCATTCGTCCCGACATTTTCGTCGGAGCCAGTGCGGGTGCGATCATCGGCGCGACCTACGGCCAGGGCATTCCCCTGGACGTACTACTCGATGGCTATCGCTTGCCGTGGAAGCGGCGCCACCGCGGACCACGCTTTCACATGCGCACCTTTTTTGGGGCGCCCCGGCTGCGAGATCTGCTCGACCCGGGCTACCTCACCTCCGGGCTCTTCTCGATGGATCGACTGGAGCGCTATCTTGCGCGCACCCTCCCGATCAACGACTTCCGCAAGGTGGACAGTCACATCGTCGTCACCGCCGTCGACGTGGATCGGGCGGAGCGCGTCTTGTTCGGGCGTGGATACGACGCGGAGACGCCGATTAGTCGTGCGGTCGCTGCGAGCTGCTGCGTCCCCGGCTTGTTTCGACCCTACGAGATCGGGGGACGCTATCACTTGGACGGCGAAATCGCGCGAACGCTCTCCGCTGACATCGCCGTAGAGGCGGGCGCCGACGTGGTGATCATTTCCAACATCTACCGACCAGCGTCGTTGGGTGGGCGGCGGAGCACGGCGCGTCGGGGGCCGCTCCAAGTCATCAATCAGACTCTGAACATCATGCTGACAGAGAAGGAGCGTCGAGGGTTGGACCTGTATTCCCACGTCCACCCGCGCTGTCACTTCATCGACATCGCCCCTGACATCGGACGCTTCGGCTATCTGAACCGCTTCGCTGCGCGGGCCCTCGTGCTGCGAGGCTACCGCGCTGCGCTCCAAGCGTTGGTCGTCGCCAAAGAACAGGGTGTATTCGACGGTGCCCTGATGCGCCACGCGGGACCGCCGAACTGA
- a CDS encoding beta-ketoacyl synthase N-terminal-like domain-containing protein: MTAVLLAHAAISGLGSGSDAVDVGREGEPSPCAIGVDAELSRAGLRRPYVARAALDGEEDRAAALLRHSVVALGSQLDALGIELPPSRTRVFVGTSSGGMSSLMQAVTTLDAGSELGPELAEAATYFGPLAVLTAHPRFAALPVVQVLSACSSSTIALGLGLRALERGEADFVIAGGYDGVSPFVAAGFEALGATSPRPRPFRRDRDGLCLGEGAALLLLSRDGPASLGALRGFSMSADAHHVTQPHPEGRGLSAAAGRALEDAGVDRVDLVSAHGTATPLNDEVEARVIASCGLSATACVHAFKGSIGHTLGAAGALESLAALEAMRRGVLPASTGPGDVIDALEGRVLDRNRAGRSLTCLKLSAAFGGANAALVWEVDPRSSGAVARHGTRRPPKEVHVLSPVQLLSAAFDHPPGVVLAPERLRRFDALSLLAISGAANAMTVLDAPLPRDTAVVVGTSAATLEPNAQFERTRVRRGAEPRRFPATTPNLAACAVSIAFGLTGPAFAVGASDAAASEAAVVAADLVASGDAPAAVVVHLEWAGDFVASVFRARGRPVPRTGASACILGQGGLGRHGPVLDRGLLWRRWRDSAGCGAAQGLADAVAAG; the protein is encoded by the coding sequence ATGACCGCCGTGCTGCTCGCTCACGCGGCGATCTCGGGCCTAGGAAGCGGGAGCGACGCCGTCGACGTCGGACGAGAAGGCGAACCGAGCCCGTGCGCCATCGGCGTCGATGCGGAACTGTCGCGGGCCGGTCTGCGTCGACCCTACGTGGCGCGGGCTGCACTCGATGGCGAGGAGGACCGCGCTGCTGCGCTCTTGCGTCACAGCGTAGTTGCACTCGGCTCGCAACTCGACGCGTTGGGGATTGAGCTGCCGCCGAGTCGCACGCGGGTCTTCGTCGGCACCAGTTCGGGAGGCATGTCGAGCCTGATGCAAGCCGTCACCACCCTCGACGCCGGCTCCGAGCTCGGCCCCGAGCTGGCCGAAGCTGCCACCTATTTCGGGCCGCTTGCCGTGCTGACGGCGCATCCACGCTTTGCCGCCCTTCCGGTCGTGCAAGTCCTCTCGGCGTGCTCGTCCTCCACGATTGCCTTGGGGCTCGGGCTTCGCGCGCTGGAACGCGGTGAGGCTGATTTCGTCATCGCAGGGGGCTACGACGGCGTGAGCCCCTTCGTCGCCGCGGGGTTCGAAGCCCTCGGCGCCACCAGTCCCCGACCACGCCCGTTTCGACGAGATCGAGACGGTCTGTGCTTGGGGGAGGGCGCCGCGCTGTTGCTTCTCTCGCGCGATGGCCCCGCCTCGCTGGGAGCGTTGAGGGGGTTTTCCATGTCCGCGGACGCGCACCACGTCACTCAACCGCATCCCGAAGGACGAGGGCTCTCCGCGGCCGCCGGAAGGGCACTTGAAGACGCCGGTGTCGACCGCGTCGATCTGGTGAGTGCCCACGGGACCGCCACGCCCCTGAACGATGAAGTCGAAGCACGAGTGATCGCTTCTTGCGGACTGAGCGCAACGGCGTGTGTGCACGCTTTCAAGGGAAGCATCGGCCACACCCTGGGTGCGGCGGGCGCTCTGGAGTCCTTGGCCGCGCTAGAGGCCATGCGCCGCGGCGTGCTACCCGCCAGCACCGGCCCTGGGGACGTCATCGACGCACTGGAAGGTCGCGTGCTCGACCGAAATCGCGCGGGCCGCTCACTCACGTGTCTCAAGCTCAGCGCCGCTTTTGGCGGAGCGAACGCGGCGTTGGTGTGGGAAGTCGACCCGCGTTCCAGCGGGGCGGTCGCAAGGCATGGCACACGCCGACCGCCGAAGGAGGTGCACGTTCTGTCGCCAGTGCAGCTGCTGTCCGCCGCATTCGATCATCCTCCGGGCGTCGTGCTGGCGCCCGAGCGCCTGCGGCGTTTCGATGCCTTGTCGCTGCTCGCCATCTCAGGGGCCGCCAACGCCATGACCGTCCTCGATGCGCCACTCCCGCGTGACACTGCCGTCGTCGTCGGCACCTCGGCTGCGACCTTGGAGCCCAACGCACAGTTCGAACGAACGCGTGTTCGCCGCGGAGCGGAGCCGCGGCGGTTCCCAGCGACGACGCCCAACCTGGCCGCCTGCGCGGTGAGCATCGCCTTTGGCCTCACCGGACCGGCCTTCGCAGTGGGAGCCTCGGACGCCGCCGCCTCCGAGGCGGCCGTCGTCGCCGCGGACCTGGTCGCGTCCGGGGACGCGCCTGCGGCGGTCGTCGTGCATCTGGAGTGGGCCGGGGATTTCGTGGCAAGCGTGTTCCGGGCTCGAGGCCGGCCGGTGCCTCGCACTGGGGCCAGTGCCTGCATTCTGGGGCAGGGCGGACTTGGCCGACACGGCCCGGTCCTCGACCGCGGCCTGCTGTGGCGGCGCTGGCGGGATTCGGCGGGTTGCGGGGCTGCCCAAGGCCTGGCCGACGCCGTAGCTGCAGGCTGA